CGGGCCCTCCATCACTGCGTCGTGCTTCCTGCCCTTACAAGGCAAGTTGGACGACCGCCATTCCAGAGAAGCAGATACAATTCAAGTGGAGGATCAGGGAGGGGAAGATGAGGTCGGCTCGGGGCTGGGTAGAGCATCCCCTCCGAGGCAGCCGGAGAGCACGCCGCGGTGGAATTTGCTCCTCATTTTGCATACTCACGCGGTGCTGGTGATGGAGCAAAAGGCATCTTTTGTGTGATTGCCCAACGGTGAATGAGGTCATCTGTCTTTATCAGTTCTGCCAGATAAATAGCTAACTATATTTCTCTAGAGGAGCCGGCGAGGTGCTGGGGGAAAAGCAGTTGGGTTCTCAAATAAGCAGGTGAGCACGGGGCTCTGGGGGGTCTGGAGGGGGAGCCTCGGCGCTTGCTTTTCTCGGGGAAGGGACAGGCGACAGGGTATGACCAGGAAGACAGGCAGGGTGACGCTGCTGAGGAAAGCATCAGGGGGGCAATGAGGGAGTCGGGGCGGTGACAGTGTTCCCTGCCAACGGTCGAGATGCCGTCGGCATGGGGCACCAAGGTCCCCACCCAGACTGCCACCTCCGTCCGCCTCTTTCTCCAGTGGCCATCACCATGGACACCAGCCCGGACCGGTCCTTCTCCCCCGGCAACCACTGGCTCTACTTCTCCGTGTACCTCTTCACCTTCCTCGTGGGGCTCCCCCTCAACCTGGCGGCCCTGGTGATCTTCGTGGGCAAGCTGCGGCGCCGCCCGGTGGCTGTGGACGTGCTCTTGCTCAACCTGACGCTCTCAGACCTGCTCCTGCTGCTCTTCCTGCCCTTCCGCATGGTGGAGGCGGCCAACGGCATGCGCTGGCCCCTGCCCTTCATCTTCTGCCCCCTCTCCGGATCCCTCTTCTTCACCACCCTCTACCTCACCTCCCTCTTCCTGGCAGCTGTGAGCGTCGAACGCTTCCTCAGCGTGGCCTACCCGCTGTGGTACAAGGCCCGGCCGAGGCCGGGACAGGCCGGCCTGGTCAGCGGGGCCTGCTGGCTCCTGGCTGCCGCTCACTGCAGCGTGGTCTACGTGATAGAATTCTCTGGGGAGGCCACCAACGGCACCTGCTACCTGGAGTTCCAGAAGGACCAGCTGGCGATTCTCCTGCCCGTCAGGCTGGAGATGGCTGTGGTCCTTTTTGGGGTGCCCCTGCTCATCACCATCTACTGCTACAGCCACCTGGTGTGGGTGCTCAGCAGAGGCACCAACCACCGGCGGCGGAGGCGGGTGGTTGGGCTCGTGGTGGCCACGCTGCTCAACTTCCTCGTCTGCTTTGGGCCCTACAACGTGTCCCACGTCGTGGGCTACATCCAGGGTGAAAGCCCGGCGTGGAGAAGTTACGTGCTGCTCCTCAGCACCTTGAACTCCTGCGTCGACCCGCTTGTCTACTACTTTTCATCCTCTGGGTTTCAGGCTGACTTTCAGGGGCTGCTGAGGAGGCTGACGGGGGCCTGGGGCCCTTGGAGGCAGGAGGACAGCATGCAACTGAAGGACAAGAATGACGAGGGGGGCAGCCGGGGGAGCTGTCCAACGTAGAGAACAGGAGGGAGACTCCTGGAGGGCTGTGGAGCAGGCTGGGCTGCCGAGGGGCCTGGCGGGGGCTCTCGTAGCTCAAGTCGGGCAGGAccggggagagggggctggggactgACGTGACTGAGCACCAGGCTGTGCTCACCCAAGCCCGGCTCTCGGTCTCACCCAACCGCCCTCgcttcccaccccctgccccctagGGATTCAGCCCTGGGAAACAGGAGGAGGGCGGGCACCAGAGAAGCGGGAGCCCCCACGGCCAGCTCCTGGGCTTTCCTTAAGGTGACGGAGGAGGAATCGACAGCAGTGACGAAGGCCTGAGAGACGTGCCAGGCAGTGGAAGAAGCCACCCTTCAGAGCTGTTCCTACCCAGCAGGGTGAGAGTGGGGACACAGGCCAGGCTTCAGGGAGCATCCTGCTCTCACAGAAGGTTCCCATTGTTCAGTAAATTCAGACTTTTAGGGacatttatgaaaaattacagtAGAAAAATTACCAATAAATTTGGTAGCAAGCAAAAGAGAACGgtctttccttattcttttttttttttttttttgcttatgatGTATCTGCATCAGGTGGGATTGATGGATGGAAGGATAAAACACCCAGACTCCGGAGGGAAAGGGCTAAACCATAGGATGCCTAGATGTCGGGAGAGGATCCAGGTTGGAGGCATAAAAATACCAGCTCACTTAGGGGAAGGACTTGGCCTGACCCATTATCTTCTTCGATAACCCTGTGGCAGGTACTGTTATTAAATGAGCAAGTGAGAATAACTCACTTTACACACGAGGGAATGGGCCCAGGCAGGTGAAGCCTTCTACCTGAGATCCTACAGCCAGTAAGTGAGTGAAGCAGGACTGGAGGCTGGAATTAGCCGACTCGGAGTCCcgtgcccctcacccactctgcTCTCCCGACTCCAGCTGCGTATCATCCGTATGATGCCATATGGATCATGCCTAGTCTGGCTTCCAGAGCCAGTGAGCCAGTGTGGCTGGGACAAATGTAAACAGGCCACGAGGAAAACTGGAACTACATGCAAAGCAGCTCAGCTCTCTGCGTTGCTAAGTCCTCTTCCCCTATTCTTTATTAGAAAcccacttgaaaaa
The Lynx canadensis isolate LIC74 chromosome E2, mLynCan4.pri.v2, whole genome shotgun sequence genome window above contains:
- the FFAR3 gene encoding LOW QUALITY PROTEIN: free fatty acid receptor 3 (The sequence of the model RefSeq protein was modified relative to this genomic sequence to represent the inferred CDS: deleted 2 bases in 1 codon) gives rise to the protein MDTSPDRSFSPGNHWLYFSVYLFTFLVGLPLNLAALVIFVGKLRRRPVAVDVLLLNLTLSDLLLLLFLPFRMVEAANGMRWPLPFIFCPLSGSLFFTTLYLTSLFLAAVSVERFLSVAYPLWYKARPRPGQAGLVSGACWLLAAAHCSVVYVIEFSGEATNGTCYLEFQKDQLAILLPVRLEMAVVLFGVPLLITIYCYSHLVWVLSRGTNHRRRRRVVGLVVATLLNFLVCFGPYNVSHVVGYIQGESPAWRSYVLLLSTLNSCVDPLVYYFSSSGFQADFQGLLRRLTGAWGPWRQEDSMQLKDKNDEGQPGELSNVENRRETPGGLWSRLGCRGAWRGLS